One Persicobacter psychrovividus DNA window includes the following coding sequences:
- a CDS encoding T9SS type A sorting domain-containing protein, with protein sequence MKNFLNLSFLLLLLCSAQFSKAQLSVTGAGNAQKIYKEMAGFNSQTATTNNPWNNANMRSAFEKTGSPLIRYPGGTVSTYWDYQEARLFNVTEGEIDVNSTNRAFIDKKHVINWINTFPRGKNPVSDLQKLIKHMEGQTEVMWVLNMTTPGADYFTQLWQREIDQTPGSDDWWAMMDVRYDNAMIMLEDAENRNIPIKYIEFGNEYFFAKGPSGTGSNGGAQVEPYSAGSTNYPDLVGAFPEDGAAYAMAVNNWAERLKKRFPGVVLAATASDANSDDATTRRNAWNEKVVPHLDKDYIDAVSLHIYGGVHDGNMITDEENMLAALGSIKESWEHDSLRSKMPKDFDYWITEFDATSNKPEEGERSWGLGMASIFQAWNWMKNGNLGLLCFHQFTDVGKELPINAFGVAYSFLSKASRGCESAALLNIDGVDPTDKGILPVMGMKFSQNSQGTDRYLFVNYTAESKTIDVSTLEGLDGQVYNFTSQEYERENTPIEETATITEGQITIPAHGLAWVESSVIHVASEYILRVTNAEDKGSEVDFGIDLGAVTPAEGEVHEFALTIKNLGPATLEFHAEQPFVFSNTDGPFSMNLDGFKYTLVPEQGSDFTRVYIQLDRSEVGEYLSQLSVMNADGSVFKSFTIRAEVAEMRSALSLRFNGQVFGPGEHDAQLTKVIDIGTTKEYELILSNSGKEIAIFKADSTGWFGAEGFTLDPLADGINPGEVWDKRLRFTAQELGEFSGKLRFTTGGAEADQTIVLNLTGEVEQSPRFKKASYFFGTDQLSNGDVIDCGNVEVETGANVFTLLIENLGNEPLMIDQDASGFSNGNFTLSNLPASIPVGGLSRVSMTADHSTERQLAANLKIVTDADENSEMNFAVKANIYENVAKIYVTQSGTVIETGAEIDFGKSEDEEDVIRKVFVLENTGFIQLEISEITNEGDAEAFMIDDANMKKSLAQGEKTTFAVEYSSIGIAEVMSKITLKSNAIEEFSFNAKGEGNFTLSNDKSKGGILLFPSVIKSGEGLNINPFDGEISLSITSFSGQSQIQFSGNHKQVSEILKSKIPSLNPSMYIVHIFYNRTSYSQKLMIQ encoded by the coding sequence ATGAAGAACTTTTTAAACTTATCTTTTTTACTGCTTTTGTTGTGCTCGGCACAGTTTTCAAAAGCCCAGTTATCGGTCACCGGGGCCGGTAATGCCCAAAAAATCTATAAAGAAATGGCGGGTTTTAATAGCCAAACGGCTACCACGAATAACCCCTGGAATAATGCCAACATGCGTAGTGCTTTTGAGAAAACCGGATCTCCGCTCATTCGCTATCCTGGTGGTACTGTAAGTACCTATTGGGATTATCAAGAGGCTCGCCTGTTTAATGTTACTGAAGGTGAAATTGATGTCAACTCAACTAACCGTGCATTTATCGACAAAAAACATGTCATCAACTGGATTAATACCTTCCCTCGTGGAAAAAACCCAGTTTCTGATCTCCAAAAGTTGATCAAACATATGGAGGGTCAAACTGAGGTAATGTGGGTATTGAACATGACCACCCCTGGTGCTGATTATTTCACCCAATTGTGGCAACGTGAAATAGACCAAACTCCTGGCAGTGATGATTGGTGGGCCATGATGGATGTTCGTTATGACAATGCCATGATCATGCTTGAGGATGCTGAAAATCGCAATATCCCGATTAAGTATATTGAGTTTGGTAATGAGTATTTCTTTGCCAAAGGGCCTTCAGGTACAGGTTCTAATGGTGGTGCACAAGTGGAGCCTTATTCTGCAGGTTCAACCAACTACCCAGATTTAGTAGGGGCATTTCCTGAAGATGGTGCGGCATATGCTATGGCAGTAAACAACTGGGCTGAGCGATTGAAAAAGCGTTTTCCGGGTGTTGTATTGGCAGCTACAGCTTCTGATGCCAACTCAGATGATGCTACCACTCGTCGTAATGCTTGGAACGAAAAAGTCGTGCCTCATTTGGATAAGGATTATATTGATGCGGTAAGTTTACACATCTATGGTGGTGTGCATGATGGTAATATGATCACTGATGAAGAGAATATGCTTGCTGCTTTGGGTTCTATAAAAGAATCTTGGGAACACGATAGCCTTCGTTCAAAAATGCCTAAGGATTTTGATTACTGGATCACTGAGTTTGATGCTACATCGAATAAACCTGAAGAGGGTGAACGTTCTTGGGGATTAGGGATGGCTTCTATCTTCCAGGCTTGGAACTGGATGAAAAATGGTAACCTTGGTTTGTTGTGTTTTCACCAATTTACAGATGTAGGTAAAGAATTACCTATCAATGCTTTTGGTGTTGCTTATTCCTTTTTGTCTAAAGCTTCTCGTGGATGTGAGTCGGCGGCATTGCTTAATATTGATGGCGTTGACCCAACGGATAAAGGTATTTTGCCTGTAATGGGAATGAAGTTCTCTCAAAACAGTCAAGGAACAGACCGCTACTTGTTTGTAAACTATACTGCAGAGAGCAAAACGATTGATGTAAGTACTTTAGAAGGTTTGGACGGTCAGGTTTATAACTTTACAAGCCAGGAATATGAGCGCGAAAATACACCAATTGAAGAAACAGCAACAATCACTGAAGGGCAAATTACGATTCCCGCTCACGGTTTAGCTTGGGTTGAATCGTCGGTAATTCATGTTGCTTCAGAATACATCCTTCGTGTGACTAATGCGGAAGATAAGGGTTCAGAAGTAGATTTTGGTATTGACTTGGGTGCTGTAACTCCTGCGGAAGGTGAAGTGCATGAATTTGCATTGACGATTAAAAACCTTGGACCAGCAACTCTTGAGTTCCATGCAGAGCAACCTTTTGTATTCTCCAATACTGACGGTCCTTTTTCTATGAATTTGGATGGCTTTAAGTACACCTTGGTACCTGAGCAAGGTAGTGATTTTACTCGCGTATATATTCAACTTGACCGCTCAGAGGTCGGTGAGTATCTAAGCCAACTGTCTGTGATGAACGCTGATGGTTCGGTATTCAAATCCTTCACGATCAGAGCTGAGGTTGCCGAAATGCGTTCTGCATTATCGTTAAGATTTAACGGTCAGGTTTTTGGGCCAGGAGAGCACGATGCACAATTGACTAAAGTGATTGACATTGGTACAACAAAAGAATACGAGCTTATCCTGTCTAACTCAGGGAAAGAAATCGCTATTTTCAAGGCCGATAGTACAGGTTGGTTTGGTGCTGAAGGATTTACATTGGATCCATTAGCAGATGGCATTAACCCGGGTGAAGTTTGGGATAAAAGATTGAGATTTACCGCTCAGGAATTAGGTGAATTTTCAGGGAAGTTGAGATTTACTACTGGTGGTGCTGAGGCAGATCAGACCATTGTCTTGAACCTTACTGGTGAAGTAGAACAAAGCCCTCGATTTAAAAAAGCGTCCTACTTTTTTGGTACCGATCAACTAAGTAATGGCGATGTGATCGACTGTGGGAATGTGGAAGTGGAAACTGGCGCCAATGTATTTACTTTGCTTATTGAAAATCTGGGGAATGAGCCTCTGATGATCGATCAGGATGCTTCAGGCTTTTCTAATGGCAACTTTACATTGTCGAATTTACCAGCATCTATTCCAGTAGGTGGGTTGTCAAGAGTTTCTATGACGGCTGATCATTCTACGGAACGCCAATTGGCAGCAAACTTAAAGATTGTTACTGATGCTGATGAAAATTCAGAAATGAATTTTGCTGTTAAAGCCAACATTTATGAAAACGTTGCTAAAATTTATGTTACGCAGTCGGGTACTGTAATCGAGACGGGTGCTGAAATCGATTTTGGTAAATCAGAAGACGAAGAGGATGTTATTCGTAAAGTCTTTGTATTGGAAAATACAGGCTTTATTCAGCTTGAAATCTCTGAAATTACCAATGAAGGTGATGCAGAAGCATTCATGATTGACGATGCAAACATGAAGAAAAGCTTGGCACAAGGAGAAAAGACAACCTTTGCAGTAGAATATAGCAGCATTGGAATAGCAGAAGTGATGTCGAAAATCACCTTAAAATCTAATGCCATTGAAGAATTTTCTTTTAATGCTAAAGGAGAAGGGAACTTTACGCTTTCAAATGACAAGTCCAAAGGAGGAATATTGCTTTTCCCATCGGTGATTAAATCTGGAGAAGGCTTAAACATTAATCCTTTTGATGGCGAGATCAGCCTGAGTATCACCTCTTTCAGCGGTCAGTCTCAAATTCAGTTTTCAGGAAATCACAAGCAGGTATCTGAAATTTTAAAATCAAAGATTCCTTCGCTGAATCCGTCGATGTATATCGTTCATATTTTCTATAATCGTACATCATACTCACAAAAATTGATGATTCAATGA
- a CDS encoding arylsulfatase: MRTIPSLFLSLILCSWACSPATQKQPTAEAKQPNVLFILADDMGYGDIAAYTNNPLMNTPNLDRLMQEGTSFMNAHTPSGVCTPTRYSVLTGRYSWRSKLQSGVLFGFDQPLIEEDEFTIGKMFQSKGYRTASIGKWHLGLPWELADDSNYEERTKDKIFFQVLAKEKDVKPNAPFTDQQWHNKRGFDHFYGISASLDIPPYGFVEDAHYVSALDSALQDEKHQIDNKKDFWRGGLSTSGFDPNEVLDTFVDKASAFITKDQDKPFFIYLPFTAPHTPWLPADEFIGKSGAGKYGDFVTMMDAYVGRLEKVLEKTGQLDNTIIIFSSDNGASIGSIQELGGSGHRANGKFRGQKGDLYEGGHRVPLIMKWKGHIPANNRRNDLVMLNDIVATMGEVVNAEIPVGGAVDSHSFYGALMNEKGFKGRTSAVYHSQVGTFGLQSGDYKFIEHLGSGGFTKPRIIKPKKGQVNRQLFNLKEDPAEQNDLAPTSPELVKKMQDELDQIRGWKKAI, from the coding sequence ATGAGAACAATACCATCCTTATTTTTGAGTTTGATTTTATGTAGTTGGGCATGTAGTCCTGCTACCCAAAAACAACCCACCGCCGAGGCCAAACAGCCTAATGTGTTGTTTATCCTCGCCGATGATATGGGCTATGGCGATATTGCTGCCTATACCAATAACCCCTTGATGAACACCCCGAATCTTGATCGTTTGATGCAAGAGGGAACTTCATTCATGAACGCCCACACGCCTTCAGGGGTTTGTACACCTACCCGATATTCTGTTTTGACAGGCCGTTACAGCTGGCGTTCGAAGCTGCAAAGTGGCGTGCTTTTTGGCTTCGATCAGCCATTGATCGAAGAGGATGAGTTCACGATCGGGAAAATGTTTCAATCCAAAGGTTACCGCACGGCATCCATTGGAAAATGGCATTTGGGCTTGCCGTGGGAATTGGCCGATGATTCCAACTATGAAGAGAGAACCAAAGATAAGATCTTCTTTCAAGTCTTGGCCAAAGAAAAAGACGTCAAGCCTAATGCGCCTTTCACCGATCAGCAATGGCACAACAAAAGAGGGTTTGATCATTTTTATGGCATCTCTGCCTCTTTGGATATCCCGCCTTATGGTTTTGTCGAGGATGCACATTACGTAAGTGCGCTTGACAGTGCTTTGCAGGATGAAAAACATCAGATCGACAACAAAAAAGATTTCTGGCGTGGAGGTTTATCCACCAGCGGATTCGACCCAAATGAGGTTTTGGATACTTTCGTGGACAAGGCTTCCGCTTTTATCACAAAAGATCAGGACAAACCATTTTTCATTTATTTGCCATTCACCGCACCACACACGCCTTGGCTTCCTGCTGATGAGTTTATTGGCAAATCAGGTGCCGGAAAATACGGTGATTTTGTTACGATGATGGATGCCTATGTGGGGCGTTTGGAGAAAGTGTTGGAAAAGACAGGACAGTTGGACAATACGATCATTATTTTCAGTTCCGATAATGGCGCTTCGATTGGTTCTATTCAGGAATTGGGTGGCAGCGGTCACCGTGCCAACGGTAAATTCCGTGGTCAAAAAGGTGACCTTTACGAAGGCGGACACCGTGTGCCGCTGATCATGAAATGGAAAGGACATATTCCTGCCAACAACCGACGCAATGACTTGGTGATGTTGAATGATATTGTCGCAACAATGGGAGAGGTGGTCAATGCCGAAATCCCTGTGGGTGGAGCCGTGGATAGCCATAGTTTCTATGGTGCCTTGATGAATGAAAAAGGCTTCAAAGGAAGAACATCCGCCGTTTATCATTCGCAGGTAGGAACCTTCGGTTTGCAATCGGGAGATTATAAATTCATTGAGCATTTGGGCTCCGGTGGTTTTACCAAACCAAGAATTATTAAGCCGAAAAAAGGACAGGTTAACCGACAGTTATTCAACCTGAAGGAAGACCCTGCCGAGCAGAACGATTTGGCACCGACTTCCCCTGAGTTGGTGAAGAAAATGCAAGACGAACTGGATCAGATTCGTGGCTGGAAAAAAGCCATTTAA
- a CDS encoding InlB B-repeat-containing protein — protein MKLHYTYFFLLLFFGFYPAQSSFAQQFGDADQWESLNPGGGGQIQDLYFDQLKEGRMWFSSDMEGIYRSDDFGNSWQHVSRDLIHSMSFTMKQSHNGSRMYQGGLFNANISDNADADDPKNITWTPIPITEGDAIAAIAISSDDQTVVLAPGWQNKDPQKCQKALLEPVQDLTTDKFNGKRNIYISRDAGSSWESVNYEAEEGYRHVFGVAIHPQNDHIFIGSASGVYQSTNQGHSFTLIPEPADALRGAGYANSCNNRPDGGSRGLTIDPTGKHLYAVYQTQGGSNYLDKRWAVYHASIGEDGAVGDWEKIMTGLQDNCEWYNPKVDPRSTANSQKLMVGVVWGNNVNRVGLWENTLNFDEQDALVSDQWEWIIDKPSTANCFDFEIGWEDRGFIVRAFDYAPLSWSNPAILAMGGMNVFLGNPANEGFPCTPGSWKEVYGMVVPSEASTHTMSRTRGFASPYAYDMSAYKNYMVQGNADHGMLQSFDYGYSWSSEAGPSNVTNAMATLIIEGDNPLVLVDGRVGWGAPSPVSGGLYAHRLNLEKMGNASDWKLIGGSSSSSAATTNGLPSRNYRVITNDPSIPQRVYIGTRGASWTGTKGGIYLADDISAVYEGQENWRKITDSSFDNFDVRDVWVDPYDSDYIYCAGHHSGNSGRIFRGKRNADGSYTWTDLPSSFNKGTTDLYAWDRGNGSSWLVAATTINNVYGIYINKSPQAANFNNAAAWEYTGFDTEASLEIRPEKWQVRERTINIGGLAAYGDYLVACTMIGTHKKGLGVFLAKVTDDENLSWSDWTYSGKNQVSMPHPMTNQAKIFIENDTPYYYVATAGIGPWRRSLPVTDCDLSLPKSTLVFPAEGGSQSITVGGAADFELAVNHDFISVAKNGRTLTITVAPYGDVVDRQGVLAVMGCGSEHLSIIQEAAESKKYELILKNATGAGFYEAGQQVTVSANADEGAGVFLNWAGATFVLGQALEEREQTFVMPERNVNLWAEFVPTSVTLTVVGGAGSGDYEVGEAVSITADAADEGLMFDRWTGAVATISDVNQASTTMIVPSKDAVVQATYKTATYALNVEGGEGSGFYQLGDRISIKADDPAEGFLFDQWTGDVAALDDAGDRETTITMPAEEVNIKSSYREIVYLLKVINGTNEGRYPKGEIVTIEADAPAEGARFVAWTGDTEFLEDATAPKTAVTMPAHGVKVEATYETQPLNASDGTQLVIMPNPAKGHFVIPSLDQKTTINIFSPQGALIQQSITDNQGRVDISGLQSGIYIVQFGMKSTKLIVTH, from the coding sequence ATGAAACTACATTATACTTATTTTTTCCTTCTGCTATTTTTTGGCTTTTACCCTGCCCAAAGTAGCTTTGCCCAGCAATTTGGCGACGCCGATCAGTGGGAGAGCCTGAACCCTGGTGGTGGAGGGCAGATTCAGGATTTATATTTCGATCAGCTGAAAGAAGGCCGGATGTGGTTTTCTTCAGACATGGAAGGGATTTACCGTTCCGATGATTTTGGAAATAGCTGGCAGCATGTCAGCAGGGACCTTATTCACAGTATGTCTTTCACCATGAAACAGTCCCATAATGGCAGCCGAATGTATCAGGGGGGGCTTTTCAATGCCAATATTTCTGATAATGCCGATGCCGATGATCCGAAGAACATCACCTGGACGCCCATTCCAATTACCGAGGGCGATGCCATTGCTGCGATTGCTATTTCTTCCGATGACCAAACGGTTGTGCTGGCGCCAGGCTGGCAGAACAAGGATCCGCAGAAATGTCAAAAGGCACTTTTGGAGCCTGTGCAGGACCTGACGACCGATAAATTTAATGGAAAGCGAAATATTTACATCAGCCGTGATGCTGGCAGCAGCTGGGAATCGGTGAACTATGAGGCCGAAGAAGGATACCGCCATGTATTCGGCGTAGCCATTCACCCCCAAAATGATCATATTTTTATTGGCTCGGCGAGTGGAGTTTATCAGTCCACCAATCAGGGGCATTCTTTTACTTTGATCCCCGAACCTGCCGATGCTTTGCGTGGGGCAGGTTATGCCAATTCCTGTAACAACCGACCTGATGGTGGTTCACGTGGACTGACGATCGACCCCACAGGCAAACACCTTTATGCCGTTTACCAAACACAGGGAGGATCCAATTACCTTGACAAACGGTGGGCGGTTTACCATGCTTCCATTGGGGAAGACGGTGCCGTGGGCGACTGGGAAAAAATCATGACTGGCCTTCAGGACAACTGTGAATGGTACAATCCCAAAGTTGATCCTCGCTCGACAGCAAACAGCCAAAAGCTGATGGTCGGGGTCGTTTGGGGAAATAATGTCAACCGTGTGGGTTTGTGGGAAAATACCCTCAATTTTGATGAACAGGATGCGCTGGTATCAGATCAGTGGGAGTGGATCATCGACAAGCCTTCCACGGCCAACTGTTTCGATTTTGAAATTGGGTGGGAAGATCGGGGCTTTATCGTTCGGGCCTTTGATTATGCACCATTGTCGTGGAGTAATCCAGCCATTTTAGCGATGGGCGGCATGAATGTCTTCCTCGGAAATCCAGCAAATGAAGGTTTTCCATGTACACCTGGCAGCTGGAAAGAGGTGTATGGCATGGTGGTTCCAAGTGAGGCCTCCACGCACACCATGTCGCGCACACGCGGTTTTGCTTCTCCCTACGCCTATGATATGTCCGCTTATAAAAACTATATGGTACAGGGAAATGCGGACCACGGAATGCTTCAGAGTTTTGATTATGGCTATTCGTGGAGCTCTGAAGCGGGACCTTCGAATGTTACCAATGCCATGGCTACACTGATCATCGAAGGGGACAACCCATTGGTTTTAGTGGATGGAAGAGTAGGCTGGGGCGCGCCAAGTCCCGTGTCTGGTGGTTTGTATGCCCACCGATTGAACCTCGAAAAAATGGGTAATGCTTCCGACTGGAAGCTGATCGGCGGAAGCAGTTCTTCGTCGGCTGCCACAACTAATGGCTTGCCTTCGAGAAATTATCGGGTCATCACCAATGATCCATCGATCCCCCAGCGGGTTTATATCGGAACAAGGGGCGCATCATGGACAGGAACCAAAGGAGGAATATATCTTGCTGATGACATCTCGGCGGTTTATGAGGGGCAGGAAAACTGGCGAAAAATTACGGATAGCAGTTTTGATAATTTTGACGTCAGGGATGTTTGGGTGGACCCCTATGATAGCGATTATATTTATTGCGCTGGACACCATTCGGGTAACAGTGGGCGGATTTTCCGTGGGAAGCGCAATGCCGACGGTTCCTATACCTGGACCGATTTGCCGAGTAGCTTTAATAAAGGAACCACCGACCTTTATGCATGGGATCGTGGTAATGGCAGCAGCTGGCTGGTAGCCGCAACCACCATCAATAATGTCTATGGCATTTATATCAATAAATCGCCGCAGGCTGCCAATTTCAATAACGCTGCCGCCTGGGAATATACCGGCTTTGATACGGAGGCTTCTTTGGAAATCCGACCAGAAAAATGGCAGGTCAGGGAACGCACGATAAATATTGGTGGATTGGCCGCATATGGCGACTACCTCGTGGCCTGTACCATGATCGGGACCCACAAAAAAGGGCTTGGCGTCTTTTTGGCGAAAGTTACTGATGATGAAAACTTGAGCTGGAGCGACTGGACGTACTCGGGGAAAAATCAGGTTTCAATGCCTCACCCGATGACCAATCAGGCCAAGATTTTTATAGAAAACGATACGCCTTATTATTATGTCGCAACGGCGGGTATTGGGCCCTGGAGAAGAAGCCTTCCCGTAACTGATTGTGATTTGTCTTTGCCGAAATCCACTTTGGTTTTTCCTGCTGAAGGAGGATCCCAATCCATAACTGTTGGAGGTGCAGCAGATTTTGAGCTTGCGGTGAATCATGATTTTATATCCGTAGCAAAAAATGGCCGCACACTGACCATCACTGTGGCACCTTATGGTGATGTGGTTGACCGGCAGGGAGTTCTTGCCGTGATGGGCTGCGGAAGCGAACACCTCTCAATCATTCAGGAAGCTGCGGAAAGCAAAAAATATGAGCTGATTTTAAAGAATGCCACAGGCGCAGGCTTTTATGAAGCAGGCCAACAGGTTACCGTAAGCGCCAATGCCGATGAAGGCGCAGGGGTATTTTTGAATTGGGCAGGGGCTACTTTTGTGCTCGGACAGGCGCTGGAAGAACGCGAACAAACTTTCGTGATGCCTGAAAGAAACGTTAATCTGTGGGCGGAATTTGTGCCGACCTCCGTAACGCTGACGGTAGTTGGTGGAGCAGGAAGCGGTGATTATGAAGTGGGGGAAGCGGTAAGCATTACTGCTGATGCTGCCGACGAAGGGTTGATGTTTGACCGTTGGACGGGTGCAGTAGCCACCATTTCGGATGTCAATCAGGCCTCCACAACCATGATCGTGCCTTCAAAAGACGCGGTGGTACAAGCGACCTACAAAACAGCTACTTACGCCTTGAATGTAGAAGGCGGAGAAGGCAGTGGGTTTTATCAGCTTGGCGATCGTATCAGTATCAAGGCCGATGATCCTGCTGAGGGTTTTCTGTTCGATCAGTGGACGGGTGATGTAGCAGCGCTTGATGATGCTGGCGACCGTGAAACCACCATTACCATGCCTGCTGAAGAGGTGAATATCAAATCTTCATATCGGGAAATTGTGTACCTGTTGAAAGTGATTAACGGGACCAATGAAGGCAGATACCCAAAGGGGGAAATCGTTACGATTGAAGCGGATGCACCAGCAGAAGGCGCGCGCTTTGTGGCCTGGACAGGCGATACGGAATTTTTGGAAGATGCTACGGCACCCAAAACTGCCGTTACCATGCCTGCCCATGGCGTAAAGGTGGAGGCGACTTATGAAACACAGCCTCTAAATGCTTCCGATGGAACACAACTTGTCATTATGCCGAATCCTGCAAAAGGACATTTCGTCATCCCTTCCTTAGATCAAAAAACGACCATCAATATTTTTAGTCCGCAGGGAGCCTTAATTCAGCAGTCCATTACCGATAATCAGGGGCGCGTCGATATTTCAGGCCTTCAGTCAGGAATTTATATTGTTCAGTTTGGAATGAAAAGCACCAAGCTGATTGTTACTCATTAG
- a CDS encoding sulfatase: MMRLIPFMLLMISLGACSQKSQSESQANAKSSEKRPNMVFIYVDDMGWADLSCYNNTYHESPRIDAFAEQGVRYTNAYAPAPVCSPARAGVFSGQYPARLGVTDWIPGHWRPYEKKLAVVNRTQHLPLEVETFGEALRDAGYKTGYFGKWHLGDEEEYFVDKQGFDDVVMYQGGGTYYGLNKKFYPTQQIEDSVYLTDALTNYAVDFLERNQDSTFFLVISHFAVHLPLEVPDSLYNQFKDKPHTMPVNNPWYAGMIKSLDNNVGVVLDKIDELNLADNTMIVFYSDNGGLHEPYRKEYLKYTRNQPVTSNKPLKGEKGNLYEGGIRVPMMVRWPGHTKANTVSDIPVSGIDLYPTFLEIAGVEKGNRVLDGQSMIPTFDGTSTAKDRALFWHYPVFHHGEPASAMRKGNYKVIKNYITEEVEIYDLSSDLGESKNIADQDPALTAKLVQELDNHLSEVKAELPQDNPDFDPKRRHEWGIHPDKEQNL, translated from the coding sequence ATGATGCGATTAATTCCTTTCATGCTCCTGATGATTTCATTGGGAGCATGTTCTCAAAAATCTCAGTCCGAAAGCCAGGCAAATGCCAAATCTTCAGAGAAAAGGCCTAATATGGTCTTCATCTATGTGGATGATATGGGCTGGGCAGATCTGAGCTGTTACAACAACACCTATCACGAAAGCCCTCGAATCGATGCTTTTGCAGAGCAGGGGGTTCGCTATACCAATGCCTACGCTCCGGCACCGGTTTGTTCGCCGGCAAGGGCAGGGGTGTTCTCCGGTCAGTACCCTGCACGTTTGGGTGTTACAGACTGGATTCCTGGCCATTGGCGACCTTATGAAAAAAAGCTCGCAGTGGTAAACCGCACCCAGCACTTGCCTTTGGAAGTAGAAACTTTCGGCGAGGCATTGCGTGATGCGGGTTACAAAACCGGTTATTTCGGCAAATGGCATTTGGGCGATGAAGAAGAATATTTTGTCGATAAGCAAGGCTTTGACGATGTGGTAATGTATCAGGGTGGAGGAACTTATTATGGATTGAATAAGAAGTTTTACCCAACCCAACAGATTGAAGATTCAGTTTATCTGACAGACGCACTGACCAATTATGCGGTAGATTTTCTGGAAAGAAATCAGGATTCTACCTTCTTCTTGGTTATCTCGCACTTCGCTGTTCACCTGCCGTTGGAAGTGCCAGACAGTCTGTATAATCAATTCAAAGACAAGCCACACACCATGCCGGTTAATAACCCTTGGTATGCCGGAATGATCAAATCTTTGGACAACAATGTCGGTGTTGTTTTGGACAAAATCGACGAGCTGAATTTGGCCGACAACACCATGATTGTCTTCTATTCGGACAATGGTGGTTTGCATGAGCCTTACCGGAAAGAATATTTGAAATATACCCGTAATCAGCCGGTAACTTCAAATAAACCATTGAAAGGGGAGAAAGGAAATCTTTACGAAGGCGGTATTCGTGTACCGATGATGGTCCGTTGGCCAGGGCATACCAAAGCCAATACGGTATCGGATATTCCGGTAAGTGGTATTGATTTGTATCCGACCTTCCTGGAGATTGCTGGGGTGGAAAAAGGAAATCGAGTATTGGATGGACAATCCATGATCCCAACCTTTGATGGCACAAGTACCGCCAAAGATCGCGCCTTGTTCTGGCATTATCCGGTTTTCCACCATGGCGAGCCTGCCAGTGCGATGAGAAAAGGAAACTACAAGGTGATCAAAAATTATATCACCGAAGAAGTTGAGATTTATGATCTTTCCTCTGATTTGGGAGAGAGCAAAAATATCGCCGACCAGGATCCTGCCCTTACCGCAAAGCTGGTTCAGGAGTTGGATAATCACCTGTCGGAAGTGAAGGCTGAATTACCACAAGACAATCCTGATTTTGATCCTAAACGCCGACATGAATGGGGAATTCATCCGGATAAGGAGCAAAATTTGTAA